The proteins below come from a single Cylindrospermopsis raciborskii Cr2010 genomic window:
- a CDS encoding BCD family MFS transporter yields MTDHILSISQDPINVPKISFLTMLRLGLFQMGLGIMSLLTLGVLNRVMIDELTVLPFIAAGAIAMHQFVSPARIWFGQKSDSQKIFGYHRSGYVWIGAALFTSISFVALQVVWQLGTSLQNTGWSLQTYGWSALLALIFGMYGLALSASSTPFTALLVDITDEDDRPKLIAVVWSMLMMGIVIGASISSRLLERPEICGTALLAYDPSQMNKLVDISKLQTTINPVFIILPGAVFVLTLLATLGIEKKYSRYGIRGNMVEREDQITLGKALKILTANRQTGIFFGFLMVLTLSIFMQDSILEPYGGEVFGMCISETTRLNIPFGIGTLLGIGSTGFLLIPRLGKKQTTKTGCIGAAMSFCLIIMAGFSQNSGLLMGSLFFFGLASGVITTGATNLMLDLTAAETAGTFVGAWGLSQAMARGMATVLGGTVLNLGKLVFTSPMLAYGMVFALQAIGMLLAIWLLRRVNVVEFQQNSKQVLASVLESELD; encoded by the coding sequence ATGACAGACCATATTCTTAGCATATCTCAAGACCCTATTAATGTCCCCAAGATAAGTTTCCTGACTATGCTGAGGTTGGGCTTGTTTCAGATGGGTCTGGGTATTATGTCCCTTTTGACATTGGGCGTATTGAATCGAGTCATGATTGATGAATTAACGGTTTTGCCCTTTATTGCAGCAGGAGCGATCGCAATGCACCAATTCGTCAGTCCAGCTAGAATTTGGTTTGGTCAAAAATCTGATAGTCAGAAGATTTTTGGATATCATCGGTCTGGATATGTTTGGATTGGAGCAGCTCTATTTACTAGCATTTCCTTTGTAGCTTTACAAGTAGTGTGGCAATTGGGAACCAGTTTGCAAAATACCGGTTGGAGTCTACAAACCTATGGCTGGTCAGCGCTATTAGCTTTGATATTTGGTATGTATGGGTTAGCGTTGAGTGCCAGCTCTACCCCGTTTACTGCTCTTTTAGTGGATATTACTGATGAAGATGACCGCCCCAAACTAATTGCCGTTGTTTGGTCCATGTTAATGATGGGAATTGTCATTGGGGCTAGTATCAGTTCTAGATTGTTAGAAAGACCGGAAATTTGCGGAACTGCCTTGTTAGCATACGATCCATCCCAGATGAATAAGTTGGTGGATATTAGCAAGTTACAAACAACTATTAACCCAGTATTTATCATTTTACCGGGGGCGGTCTTTGTCCTCACCCTACTGGCTACCTTAGGTATAGAAAAAAAATATTCTCGCTACGGAATACGTGGCAATATGGTGGAAAGGGAAGACCAAATTACCTTGGGTAAGGCACTAAAAATTCTCACAGCCAATCGGCAAACAGGTATATTTTTTGGGTTTTTAATGGTATTGACCCTAAGTATTTTTATGCAGGACTCAATTCTGGAACCCTATGGTGGAGAAGTTTTTGGAATGTGTATTTCCGAAACCACCAGATTAAATATTCCCTTTGGTATAGGGACTCTTCTGGGTATTGGCTCCACTGGATTTTTACTTATACCTCGATTAGGCAAAAAACAAACTACTAAAACTGGTTGTATTGGTGCTGCCATGAGTTTTTGCTTGATTATTATGGCAGGGTTCAGTCAAAACTCTGGACTATTAATGGGCAGTTTATTCTTTTTTGGTTTAGCCTCTGGTGTAATTACAACAGGTGCTACTAATTTGATGTTAGACTTAACAGCAGCAGAAACCGCTGGAACCTTTGTTGGAGCTTGGGGTCTATCTCAGGCTATGGCTAGAGGTATGGCAACGGTTTTAGGTGGTACTGTGTTAAATTTGGGGAAATTAGTATTTACATCTCCCATGTTGGCCTACGGGATGGTGTTCGCACTCCAAGCCATAGGAATGCTATTGGCAATTTGGTTGTTGCGTCGTGTGAATGTGGTAGAATTTCAACAGAATAGCAAACAAGTTTTGGCTTCCGTGTTGGAAAGTGAATTAGACTAA
- a CDS encoding inositol monophosphatase family protein: MNDFWNTILDFSQDITSEVGKQLMRDFGKVHASQKADGSLVTQSDQWADQAIRDAIAANFTGYGILSEEGDHVFPHTEWCWVIDPLDGTTNFTRGIPIWSISLGLLYRGTPIFGYVFVPPLNQRFHGFWSGDSGLQTPVGAFLNNHPIHTSKEEATSNHFFNLCSRSTGIIRPGFPCKLRMLGVASYNFLTVSSGAVLAGMEATPKVWDIAGAWVILQAAGGTWISLKDAPFPLLSGLDYGDRSFPTLVISDTKVESTFSPFVAEFKSKVGQ, encoded by the coding sequence ATGAATGATTTTTGGAACACAATTTTAGATTTTTCCCAAGACATAACCAGCGAAGTGGGAAAACAATTAATGCGCGACTTTGGCAAGGTTCACGCTTCTCAAAAGGCTGATGGTAGTTTGGTAACCCAATCTGATCAGTGGGCCGACCAAGCAATTAGAGATGCGATCGCTGCCAATTTTACTGGTTATGGCATTTTAAGCGAAGAGGGTGATCATGTTTTCCCCCATACAGAGTGGTGTTGGGTAATTGACCCTTTAGATGGTACCACTAATTTTACCAGGGGTATTCCCATTTGGTCAATTTCCCTGGGTTTACTTTACCGAGGAACTCCCATTTTTGGTTATGTTTTTGTCCCACCCCTAAATCAAAGATTTCATGGTTTTTGGTCTGGAGATTCCGGGTTACAAACGCCAGTGGGGGCGTTTTTAAATAATCATCCTATTCATACCAGCAAGGAAGAAGCCACTAGTAATCACTTTTTTAATCTTTGTTCTCGGAGTACGGGCATAATTCGACCGGGTTTTCCTTGTAAGTTAAGAATGTTGGGGGTTGCTAGTTATAATTTTTTAACTGTCTCTAGCGGAGCAGTTTTGGCAGGTATGGAAGCCACCCCTAAAGTATGGGATATTGCTGGCGCTTGGGTAATTTTACAGGCTGCTGGTGGTACTTGGATATCTCTGAAAGATGCTCCTTTCCCCCTATTGTCAGGTCTAGATTATGGCGATCGCTCTTTTCCCACATTAGTCATTAGTGATACAAAAGTTGAATCTACTTTTAGTCCCTTCGTGGCTGAGTTTAAATCCAAAGTAGGTCAATAA
- a CDS encoding DEAD/DEAH box helicase, with amino-acid sequence MSSITFQELGISPERATHLENMGFTTPTNIQTQAIPQLLAGRDVVGQSQTGTGKTAAFSLPILERLDPNKRAVQALVLTPTRELAMQVHDAISQFMGDSELRVLAIYGGQSIDRQMIQLKRGVHVVVGTPGRVIDLLERGSLKLDQVKWFVLDEADEMLSMGFIDDVIKILSQAPQDRQTALFSATMPPSIRQLVNKFLNSPVTVTVEQPKATPTKINQVAYLIPRHWTKAKALQPILEMEDPETALIFVRTRRTAAELTNQLQSAGHSVDEYHGDLSQQARERLLTRFRNRQVRWVVATDIAARGLDVDLLSHVINFDLPDSVETYVHRIGRTGRAGKEGIAISLVQPFERRKQQAFERHNRQNWQVLSIPTRAQIEAKHIQKLKEQVSEALAGERLASFLPIISELTEKYDAQAIAAAALQLAYDQTRPAWLQNGVDIPVEEPTPKPKINKRRESSDGNGAGRSRSWSKSDYGDDSRPTPKPKLRRREPSVSPSN; translated from the coding sequence ATGAGTAGTATTACCTTTCAAGAACTAGGCATTTCCCCAGAACGTGCGACCCACTTAGAAAACATGGGGTTTACCACACCGACCAACATCCAGACCCAAGCTATTCCCCAATTATTGGCGGGAAGGGACGTAGTAGGTCAGTCTCAGACTGGTACAGGTAAAACAGCGGCTTTTTCCTTGCCTATATTAGAGAGACTAGATCCTAACAAGAGAGCAGTACAGGCTTTAGTGTTAACTCCCACTCGTGAATTAGCAATGCAAGTTCATGACGCCATTTCCCAGTTTATGGGTGATAGTGAGCTGCGAGTATTAGCCATTTATGGTGGTCAATCCATTGACCGACAAATGATCCAATTAAAACGGGGCGTACATGTAGTAGTGGGGACTCCAGGAAGGGTAATTGACCTCTTGGAACGCGGTAGTTTAAAACTTGACCAAGTGAAATGGTTTGTTTTAGACGAAGCGGACGAAATGTTAAGCATGGGATTTATTGATGATGTGATCAAAATTCTCTCCCAAGCACCCCAGGATCGTCAAACTGCGCTTTTTTCAGCTACCATGCCCCCCTCTATTCGCCAATTGGTGAATAAGTTTCTCAATTCTCCCGTCACAGTAACAGTGGAGCAACCCAAAGCTACACCGACTAAAATTAATCAAGTAGCCTATTTAATACCCAGACACTGGACTAAGGCTAAAGCCCTACAACCAATTCTGGAGATGGAAGATCCGGAAACAGCCTTGATTTTCGTGCGTACTCGTCGTACTGCTGCGGAGCTGACAAATCAATTGCAGTCCGCTGGTCACAGTGTAGATGAATACCACGGAGATTTGTCTCAACAAGCTAGGGAAAGATTATTAACCCGGTTCCGCAATCGTCAAGTACGATGGGTAGTAGCAACAGATATTGCTGCGCGGGGGTTAGATGTTGACCTACTTTCCCACGTGATTAACTTCGACCTACCAGATAGCGTAGAAACCTACGTGCACCGGATTGGGAGAACGGGACGTGCTGGTAAAGAAGGAATAGCAATATCACTGGTTCAACCCTTTGAAAGAAGAAAGCAGCAGGCTTTTGAACGTCATAATCGCCAAAACTGGCAAGTATTGTCAATTCCTACCAGAGCCCAAATTGAGGCTAAACATATTCAGAAGTTGAAAGAGCAGGTTTCGGAAGCTCTCGCTGGCGAAAGATTAGCCTCCTTCCTTCCTATAATTAGTGAATTGACGGAAAAATATGATGCCCAAGCTATTGCAGCGGCAGCTTTACAATTGGCTTATGACCAAACCCGTCCTGCTTGGTTACAAAATGGAGTAGATATTCCCGTGGAAGAGCCTACACCCAAGCCAAAAATCAATAAACGACGTGAGAGTAGTGATGGTAATGGAGCAGGTCGTAGTCGTTCTTGGTCTAAATCTGACTATGGTGATGACAGCAGACCCACACCCAAACCCAAATTGAGACGTCGGGAACCATCGGTTAGTCCCAGCAATTAG
- a CDS encoding MDR/zinc-dependent alcohol dehydrogenase-like family protein has protein sequence MKGIWLENNQLQLRTDLPIPEPPEGEVLLKVLRAGICNTDLELIRGYYPYNGILGHEFVGVVQTGPNHLINQRVVGEINAACGYCRFCLEGKPTHCENRTVLGIVNRHGAFAEYLSLPEKNIHLVPPQVTTDAATFTEPIAAALQIQAQVKITPQQRVLVVGDGKLGQLIGQTLALTGCDLLVVGRHQEKLANLSSRNIKTGLVNMVEDRYFDIAIDCTGNAEGFAVARRALRPRGILVLKSTYAGNLSLDASALVVDEITLVGSRCGAFTPALELLATNQIDVTYLVHGTYPLNEGLAAFKKAQTKGVLKILLEM, from the coding sequence ATGAAAGGAATTTGGTTAGAAAACAATCAATTACAACTGAGAACAGACTTGCCCATTCCTGAACCACCAGAGGGAGAAGTTTTACTTAAAGTTTTACGTGCGGGTATTTGTAATACCGATCTGGAGTTAATCAGGGGATATTATCCCTACAATGGTATATTAGGACATGAGTTTGTGGGAGTGGTGCAAACAGGGCCAAACCATTTAATCAATCAACGGGTGGTGGGCGAAATTAATGCTGCATGTGGTTATTGTCGTTTTTGTTTGGAGGGGAAACCCACCCATTGTGAAAATCGCACGGTGTTAGGGATTGTGAATCGTCATGGTGCATTTGCGGAATATTTGTCTCTACCAGAAAAAAATATACATCTTGTACCCCCGCAGGTCACCACCGATGCAGCAACTTTTACTGAACCTATAGCAGCAGCTTTACAAATTCAAGCCCAGGTTAAAATCACTCCCCAACAGAGAGTTTTAGTGGTGGGTGATGGCAAATTGGGACAATTGATAGGTCAGACCTTAGCCTTAACCGGTTGTGATTTGTTGGTTGTAGGAAGACACCAAGAAAAACTAGCCAATCTTTCTTCTAGAAACATTAAAACTGGTTTAGTCAATATGGTAGAAGATAGATACTTTGATATTGCCATTGACTGTACAGGAAATGCGGAAGGATTTGCGGTTGCACGTCGAGCTTTACGTCCCAGAGGTATATTGGTTTTAAAAAGTACCTACGCAGGAAATTTAAGTTTGGATGCTTCTGCTCTAGTAGTTGATGAAATTACCCTAGTAGGTTCTCGTTGTGGAGCATTTACTCCAGCACTGGAACTATTAGCCACAAACCAGATAGATGTAACATATTTAGTTCATGGAACTTATCCCCTAAATGAGGGTTTAGCCGCTTTTAAAAAAGCCCAGACCAAAGGAGTTTTGAAAATTCTGTTAGAGATGTGA